One region of Rhodospirillaceae bacterium genomic DNA includes:
- a CDS encoding PAS domain S-box protein — protein MKKADVKRPMLRGAKRQADISAKPPSSFDPKELQAAADQVARPEKSYPAVSAVDEQEEAESLFRAVFEQAAIGICYSDFEGVFIRVNQRFCGIVGYDPAELVGRSFADITHPDDVAIDNQLGDDLIAGKRGPYTLEKRYIGKAGQIIWVRLTVTLARTRNGAPHRLIGVVEDINDVMRTEQALKRSETRLQEAQRIAHLGAWEIDHADGSRVWSDEVFNILELDRSTSGNFYLAFENAIHPEDRDGVARVYADSLANHLPFDMTYRVVMPDGRIKHVDVHGRSFYDSVGKPTRSIGTVQDITVQKQGEIALRQAKESAETANRAKSDFLANMSHELRTPLNAVLGYAQLLETERAGPLLPKQREYLRDIMAGGKHLLELIQDILELAKIDAGRIGLKIEPIDAFAVIDDALPLIESMGAARAIKLKVARPGDPLPWVLADRVRLRQVFLNLLTNAIKYNRPGGDVDLACSVVRPGFLRVSVRDTGYGIPAERQAELFVPFNRLGAEMLAVEGTGIGLSISKRLTELMNGKIGFKSGLDQGSTFWVDLPIADAKLAAPEQTEPPSVAGVPSSPTLSPAASTPGELTRVFRPHRRILYVEDNPAHVRLIERALAQLDNVSLTTVHTAELGLVAMRSHAPDLILIDLGDAALVRQESHRRLMAMADERHVPVLDLGANQAIARDRLANDADPPFAGDLGPGADLVDIPRLLCEIERRIGLLG, from the coding sequence ATGAAGAAAGCCGATGTGAAGAGGCCAATGTTGCGCGGCGCCAAGCGTCAAGCCGACATATCGGCAAAGCCACCCAGTTCCTTCGACCCAAAGGAATTGCAGGCAGCGGCCGACCAGGTCGCTCGTCCGGAGAAGTCCTATCCCGCGGTGTCGGCGGTGGATGAACAAGAGGAAGCGGAATCTCTTTTTCGCGCTGTCTTCGAGCAGGCCGCCATCGGCATCTGCTATTCCGATTTCGAGGGCGTGTTCATTCGGGTCAACCAACGCTTCTGCGGCATCGTCGGCTACGACCCCGCGGAATTGGTCGGCCGCAGCTTTGCCGACATTACGCATCCGGATGATGTCGCGATCGACAATCAACTGGGCGATGACCTCATTGCCGGCAAGCGCGGCCCCTATACGCTGGAAAAGAGATATATCGGCAAGGCCGGGCAGATTATCTGGGTCCGCCTGACAGTGACCTTGGCACGCACGCGCAACGGCGCACCGCACCGGCTGATTGGCGTGGTGGAGGACATCAACGATGTCATGCGCACCGAACAGGCCCTGAAACGAAGTGAAACAAGGCTACAGGAAGCGCAGCGGATCGCCCATCTCGGCGCCTGGGAAATCGACCACGCCGATGGCAGCCGCGTCTGGTCCGACGAAGTCTTCAACATCCTCGAGCTTGACCGTTCGACCTCGGGAAATTTCTATCTGGCTTTCGAGAACGCCATTCATCCAGAAGACCGCGACGGAGTGGCGCGTGTCTATGCGGACTCGCTTGCCAATCATCTGCCTTTTGACATGACCTACCGCGTTGTGATGCCAGACGGCCGCATCAAGCATGTCGACGTGCATGGCCGCAGCTTCTATGATTCCGTCGGCAAGCCGACCCGTTCCATCGGCACCGTGCAGGACATCACGGTGCAGAAGCAGGGCGAAATCGCTTTGCGCCAGGCCAAGGAAAGTGCCGAGACGGCCAATCGTGCCAAATCCGATTTCCTCGCCAATATGAGCCATGAACTGCGTACACCGCTCAATGCAGTGCTCGGTTACGCGCAGCTGCTGGAAACGGAACGCGCCGGCCCCCTGCTGCCCAAGCAACGCGAATATCTGCGTGATATCATGGCGGGCGGAAAGCACCTCCTTGAGCTGATCCAGGACATCCTGGAGCTGGCCAAGATAGATGCCGGTCGCATCGGTTTGAAGATCGAACCGATTGATGCTTTCGCGGTCATTGACGATGCATTGCCGCTGATTGAAAGCATGGGTGCTGCCCGCGCCATCAAGCTGAAGGTTGCGCGGCCTGGCGATCCCCTGCCATGGGTTCTGGCGGACCGGGTCCGCTTGCGCCAGGTGTTCCTCAATCTGCTGACCAACGCGATCAAGTACAACCGGCCGGGCGGTGATGTGGATCTGGCGTGCTCGGTTGTAAGGCCGGGCTTCCTGCGCGTCTCGGTGCGCGACACCGGCTACGGCATTCCGGCGGAGCGACAGGCGGAATTGTTCGTGCCGTTCAATCGCCTTGGCGCCGAGATGCTGGCGGTCGAAGGGACCGGCATTGGTCTGTCCATCAGCAAACGGTTGACCGAACTGATGAACGGCAAGATCGGCTTCAAGAGTGGGCTGGACCAGGGCAGCACCTTCTGGGTCGACCTGCCGATCGCCGATGCCAAGCTGGCGGCACCGGAGCAGACTGAGCCACCATCCGTCGCGGGCGTGCCCTCGTCCCCGACATTGTCACCCGCGGCGTCGACTCCGGGGGAACTAACGCGGGTCTTCAGGCCGCATCGGCGTATTCTCTATGTCGAGGACAATCCAGCCCATGTGCGCCTGATCGAGCGGGCGCTGGCCCAGCTCGATAACGTTTCGCTCACAACGGTACATACCGCTGAACTCGGATTGGTGGCCATGCGCTCGCACGCGCCGGATCTCATCTTGATCGATCTTGGGGACGCCGCGCTCGTCCGGCAGGAATCCCACCGTCGCCTGATGGCCATGGCTGACGAGCGGCATGTTCCGGTTCTCGATCTCGGCGCCAACCAGGCGATTGCCCGTGACCGCCTGGCAAACGATGCCGATCCTCCCTTTGCCGGCGATCTGGGCCCCGGCGCCGACCTGGTCGATATCCCGCGGTTGCTCTGCGAAATCGAACGGCGGATCGGCCTCCTGGGCTGA